The proteins below come from a single Poecilia reticulata strain Guanapo linkage group LG5, Guppy_female_1.0+MT, whole genome shotgun sequence genomic window:
- the fndc10 gene encoding fibronectin type-III domain-containing transmembrane protein C1orf233, translated as MVVPSPIRRSTVSENNSAKGREMTSHRRASLLALSALLLFALTHQTSSSSAAASEGRGGNNNRSHDSRPSFLIKDSSSNSSVGALRPKPDEEASPICAYRVIEGGIWGQLCFRRTLFGYRCNKEDCRTQVTLGNLVANLLTNGSVLLQWSHDGDNKTRQTPPEQPAGSGSHLTSPPRSVFGERRHQRGGFELSCWWNGSYTQFECAGVQLAAGCRDFMMSELHENIPYRICLRAPARSGPRRRAEQRDCVEFTLPPSGMQDIVIAMTAVGGAICVMLVIICLLVAYITENIMSPTTQHTYSYRTHSRH; from the coding sequence ATGGTTGTGCCATCGCCCATCCGGCGGTCCACTGTGAGCGAAAATAATTCAGCTAAAGGACGAGAGATGACGAGCCACCGCCGAGCATCGCTGCTCGCCCTGTCGGCGCTCCTGCTCTTCGCGTTAACACACCAAACGTCCTCatcctcagcagcagcatccgAGGGGAGAGGCGGGAATAACAACCGGAGTCATGACAGCAGGCCGTCATTTCTGATTAAAGACAGCAGCAGTAATTCCTCTGTCGGTGCGCTGAGACCGAAACCAGACGAGGAGGCGTCACCGATCTGTGCCTACAGGGTGATAGAGGGGGGCATCTGGGGGCAGCTTTGTTTTCGACGCACGTTGTTCGGGTACAGATGCAACAAGGAGGACTGCAGGACGCAGGTGACTTTGGGGAACCTGGTGGCGAACCTGCTCACCAATGGCAGCGTGCTGTTACAGTGGAGCCACGATGGAGACAATAAGACCAGACAGACCCCTCCCGAGCAGCCCGCTGGTTCTGGGTCACATTTAACTTCTCCGCCGCGGTCGGTGTTCGGTGAGCGGCGCCACCAGCGCGGCGGGTTCGAGCTGAGCTGCTGGTGGAACGGCAGCTACACCCAGTTCGAGTGCGCCGGCGTGCAGCTGGCGGCGGGCTGCAGGGACTTCATGATGTCCGAGCTGCATGAGAACATCCCGTACCGAATCTGCCTGCGGGCCCCGGCCCGGTCCGGCCCGCGTCGAAGAGCGGAGCAGCGGGACTGCGTGGAGTTCACACTACCGCCGTCAGGGATGCAGGACATTGTGATCGCCATGACGGCGGTAGGGGGCGCTATCTGTGTGATGCTGGTGATCATCTGTCTCCTGGTGGCCTACATTACAGAAAACATCATGAGCCCCACTACACAGCACACCTACTCCTACCGCACTCACTCACGCCACTGA